The nucleotide sequence TGGGCTGGATGCACGACACGCTCGACTACGTCAGCCGCGATCCCATCTATCGCAGCTACCACCATCACGAGATGACGTTCTCGATGCTGTACGCGTTCAGCGAGAACTACGTGCTGCCGCTGAGTCACGATGAGGTGGTCCACGGCAAAGGCACGTTATGGGGCCGGATGCCGGGTAGCAATCACACCAAGGCCGCCGGCTTGCGGAGCCTGCTCGCCTACCAATGGGCCCACCCCGGCAAGCAACTGCTGTTCATGGGACAGGAGTTCGGTCAGCGCGCCGAGTGGTCCGAACAGCGCGGCCTGGACTGGTTCCAACTCGACGAGAACGGCTTCTCGAATGGCGTCTTGCGCCTGGTCCGCGACATCAACGAGATCTACTGCGACCATTGCGCATTGTGGAGTCAGGACACCACCCCCGAGGGCTATTCCTGGATCGACGCCAACGACTCGGCGAACAATGTCTTGAGCTTCCTGCGGCATGGCAGCGACGGCTCGGTGATGGCCTGCATATTCAACTTCGCGGGTTCAGAACACAGCGACTATCGCCTCGGCCTGCCGATCGCCGGTCGTTGGCGTGAGGTGCTCAATACCGACGCAACGATCTACAACGGCTCTGGAGTCGGTAATTTCGGCGGCGTTGATGCCACCGCGGAGCCATGGCACGGCCGTCCGGCATCCGCGGTGCTGGTGCTGCCGCCCTCGTCGGCGCTGTGGCTGGAACCCGCCTAGCCGCGATCGACGCCGGCGCCACCGCGACCCACCCGGCATCAGCGGGGGCGGTTGATGCTGCTGGCCGTCAGTAGAGCGCGCTGGCCAGGCTGCGCCGGCCCGCGATCACCTCGGGGTCGGCAGGGTCAAAGAGCTCGAACAGCTCGATCAGCCGAGTGCGCACCCTGGTGCGTTCGTCACCGGAGGTGCGTCGTACCAACGCAACCAGACGTTCGAATGCCCCGGTGACGTCCTGACTGAGGACTTGCACGTCGGCGGCCGCAAACGCCGCATCGACATCATCCGGAGCGGCGTCGGCAACAAGGACGGCATCGGGCCGCTGGGCGGTTGCCCGCGAAAGGAAGTCGATCTGACGAATGGCCGCCTTCGCTTCGACGCTGTTTGGATTGGCGTCCAGCACCGCCTGATACGACCCCCTTGCGGCGTCGAAGTCGCCTTCCTCGAGTTCCGCGCGGGCCTGGGCCACAGTTGGATCGACTTCCTCTGCATCCTCCGAACCGACTACACCGCTTAGCTTTCCGTCGGTCGCCGACAGGAGAGAATCCACCCAGAGGCGCAGTTGCTCGGCAGGCTGGGGCCCCTGAAAGCTCGAAATCGGCTGCGCCGCAGCCAAAGCCACCACCGTTGGCACCGCTTGCACACCGAATATCTGAGCGACTCGGGGCACCACGTCGACGTTGACCGTGGCAAGCCGCCACTTGCCCATATCGGCGGCGGCAAGGCCGGACAGCGTGTCGACCAGTTCGACGCACACATCGCTGCGCGGCGACCACAGCACCACCACAACGGGCACTTCGTCGGACCGGCCAATCACCTCGTCTTCGAAGTTGGCCTCGGTGACCTCAACCACACCCGGCTGAGCCTCGGGCGCCTTGCCGGAAGCGCCGCCTGCCGCGGTGTCTTGTTGGGCTCGTTGCTTGAGACCGGAAAGATCGACCGCACCTGCCAAGGCCGGCCCGATCGGAGGTCGGGGACGCGTCACGTGATCAAGTCTGTCACGCCGCGTCGGCACCGATCCACCCGGTCGCGGCGGTCTCACGACTGGCCAATTGAGTGCCCTGAATACGCCCACGACGCCTGGGTCACGGAATTATGACCAATCTCACACCACCCCTTGCCGGCTCGCATCCAGCAACCTCGGCGAGCCCTCGGGAGGGCCTATCCGGCGCGCAGAATCAGGGCGTCGCCCTGCCCTCCGCCGCCACACAGCGCGGCAACCCCGTAGCCCGAACCGCGCCGCGCCAGCTCCAGCGCAACGTGCAGCGTGATGCGGGCTCCCGACATACCGATCGGGTGCCCGAAGGCGATCGCACCACCGTTGACGTTGACGATCTCCGGATCGAGTCCAAGTTCCTTGGTCGAGGCCAAGGCAACGGCGGCGAATGCCTCGTTGATCTCCACCACATCGAGCCGGTCGGCCGTGATGCCCTCTTTGTCCAGGGCCTTCTTGATCGCGTTGGCCGGCTGCGACTGCAGCGTCGAGTCCGGGCCCGCCGCCACACCGTGCGCACCGATCTCGACCAGCCAAGTCAGCCCCAGTTCCTGAGCCTTTTCCTTGCTCATCACCACGACCGCGGCCGCACCGTCGGAAATCTGCGACGATGAGCCTGCGGTGACGGTGCCGTCCTTGCGAAACGCCGGCTTGAGGCCTGCCAAGGAATCGGCGGTGGTGTTGGCCCGGATTCCTTCGTCTTCGCTGAACTGCAGCGGATCGCCCTTGCGCTGAGGCACACTCACCGGCACCACTTCATCGGCGAAGACGCCATCTTTCCAGGCAGCGGCCGCTTTTTGATGCGACGCGGCCGAGTATTCGTCTTGCTGGCGCCGGGTGAAACCGTCCACGTCGTTGCGTTGCTCGGTGAGAGCGCCCATGGGCTGATCGGTGAAGGCGTCGTGCAGTCCGTCGTAGGCCATGTGGTCCAGCACGGTGACATCGCCGTATTTGTAGCCGGACCTGCTATCCATCAGCAGATGAGGCGCCTTGGTCATGGATTCCTGACCACCGGCGACCACCACTTCGAACTCCCCGGCCCGAATGAGCTGGTCAGCCAGCGCGACGGCGTCGATGCCGGACAGACACATCTTGTTGATCGTCAGCGCGGGTACGTCCCAGCCGATGCCCGCCGCGACCGCGGCCTGCCGCGCGGGCATCTGTCCCGCGCCCGCCGTGAGCACCTGGCCCATGATCACGTACTCGACCAGTGAGGCCGGCACATTCCCCTTCTCCAAGGCTGCCTTGATGGCGATCGCGCCCAGGTCGCTCGCGCTGAAATCCTTCAGCGAACCCATCAACCGACCGATCGGTGTCCGGGCTCCAGCAACGATCACCGACGTCGTCATGACTACCTCCTAAACGCAACGGAACGGCCGATCCGGCCAACCCGAAGAAGCAGATTCTCCGCTATGAGGTTACCGTTGTGTTATGACGACCGATCAAGTTGACGCCCGTCAGATTCTGGAAACCTCACTGGTGACCGGGCTCGATCACGTCGGCATCGCCGTCGCCGATCTAGATGCGGCCATCGAGTGGTACCACGACCACTTGGGGCTGATTCTAGTCCACGAGGAAGTCAACGACGACCAGGGAATCCGTGAGGCGATGCTGGCGGTGCCCAGCGCCCCCGAGACGGCCCAAATCCAGTTGATGGCGCCGATCGACGAGTCGTCAGTGATCGCGAAGTTCCTGCAGAAGCGGGGTCCGGGCATCCAGCAGTTCGCCTGCCGGGTACGCAATCTCGAGAAACTGAGCGAGCAGCTGCGGGCTCAGGGCATCCGTTTGGTCTACGAAACCCCTCGACGGGGCACCGCGGATTCGCGGATCAACTTCATCCACCCGAAGGACGCTGGTGGCGTCCTCATCGAATTGGTGGAGCCGGCCCGCAGGGTCTAAGACCACTTACGCGTCGGACTGCGAGTTGCGCGGCTTGCCCAGCACGACGTGTGCCAGTGCCGCCGGTCGTCCGCCGCTCCCGGTAGCTCAATCGGCCATACCACCACATGTGCAGTGCCCGAACGGATTTCGTGGTCGCACCCCGGACACCGATAGGTCTTGACGGCGCGGGCCGCCGCAATTGGGCGCACTTCGTAGTCGTAGCCGTCCGACCCTGCCTCCACCCTGCGCAACATCGGTGCGAAGGACATCGGCCGCTGCCGGCGTGGGGATCCGCGGCGCCGAGCCATCCGGCCAGTCTAATCGCGGCGCTCAGAACAGCCGGTACTCGTCACTGTCCATCCCACGCATCTTGTCGTAATCCAATGTCACACAACGGATACCCCGGTCGGTGGCCAGAGTGCGGGCCTGCGGCTTGATCTGTTGAGCCGCGAACACACCTTTCACCGGTGCCAGCACGCTGTCACGGTTGAGCAACTCGAGATAGCGGGTGAGCTGCTCCACACCGTCGATTTCACCGCGGCGCTTGATCTCCACCGCAACCGCTCCTCCGCTTTCATCGCGGCACAACAGGTCCACCGGCCCGATCGCGGTCATGTACTCCCGCCGGACCAGCGTGTACCCCTCCCCCAGCAGCTGAACATGCTCGGCGAGCAGCACCTGCAGGTGGGCCTCCACACCGTCCTTCACCAATCCGGGATCGACCCCCAGCTCGTGGCTGGAGTCGTGCTCGATTTCTTCGACGGAGATGCGCAGCTGTTCGCCACCCTTGTTGGTCACCACCCACACCGGTGAGTCGCCGCCGGGCTCTTCGGTCAACCAGCAGGGCGGACTCATCCAGTTCAACGGCTTATAGGCACGGTCGTCGGCATGCACGCTGACCGAACCATCGGCCTTGAACAACAGCAACCTGCGCGCGGACGGCAGATGTGCGGTGAGGCGGCCAACGTAGTCGACGGTGCATTGAGCAATGACTAGACGCACCCGAATCACCTTAGAGCGTGCCCGACAAATTAGGCTGACGCCACCATGCCGTCGACGAAGGCCGCCGAGACGGGCAGCAAGAAAGGCGCCAAGAAGGGCGTTGCGCAGCGCCTGGGGCGGGTGCTCGAAAGGGTGACCCGTCAAAGCGGGCGGCTGCCGGAGACACCGGCGTACGGCTCATGGCTGCTCGGTCGGGTCTCGGAAAGCCAACAACGCCGACGGATACGCATCCAAACGATCCTGACGGTCATGGTCGTGGTCGCGAATCTGCTCGGGATCGCGGTGTCCATCCTGCTGGTGACCGTCGCAATCCCATCACCGAGCGTTTTCACCGAAGCACCGTGGTGGATCACGTTCGTGGTGGTGCCGTCCTACATCGTGGTTGCGCTGGCGCTGGGAACGTATTGGATCACCCGACGGACGGTGCTTGCCCTGCGATGGGCGATCGAGGAACGCCAGCCGACGCCGGAGGACGAGCGCAACACATTCCTGGCCGCGTGGCGAGTGGCCGTCGTCGACCTGATTCTGTGGGGATCCGGAGCGGTCCTGCTGACGACTCTGTATGGCATGGCCAACACCATGTTCATCCCACGGTTTCTGTTCGCCGTGACATTCTGCGGGGTGCTGGTCGCCACCGGCAGCTATCTGCTCACCGAGTTTGCCTTGCGTCCGGTCGCGGCTCAGGCGTTGGCGGCGGGACCGCCGCCACGGCGATTGTCCTCGGGCATCATGGGCCGAACCATGATGGTGTGGCTGCTTGGTTCGGGAGTTCCGGTGGTCGGCATCGCCCTGGTCGCCGTCTTCCAGATTGCGTTGCGCAACCTGTCGGAGACCCAGTTCGCGGTCGGGGTACTCATCGTGTCGATGGCAACGCTGATCTTCGGTTTCATCCTGATGTGGATCATGTCGTGGCTGACCGCGACACCGGTGCGCGTGGTCCGCGCGGCCCTGCATCGGGTGGCCAACGGCGACCTGCGGGGAGACCTGGTGGTCTTCGACGGGACAGAGCTCGGCGAGCTACAACGCGGTTTCAACACGATGGTCGACGGACTGCGCGAGCGTGAACGAGTGCGCGACCTGTTTGGCCGCCACGTCGGGCGCGAGGTGGCGATCGCGGCCGAACGGGAACGGCCCAAACTCGGCGGCGAAGAACGCCACGTCGCCGTGGTTTTTATCGACATCGTCGGCTCCACCAAATTGGTCACCAGCCAGCCGCCGGCCGATGTCGTCGCGCTGCTCAACCGGTTTTTCGCGGTGGTCGTCGACGAGGTGGATCGCCATCGCGGGCTGGTCAACAAATTTGAGGGCGACGCATCGCTGGCGATCTTCGGAGCACCCAACCACCTCGAGCGACCCGAGGATCAGGCCCTGGCCGCGGCGCGAACCATCGCCGCACGGCTGGCCAGCGAAGTACCCGAATGCCAGGCGGGCATCGGCGTGGCGGCAGGACAGGTGGTGGCCGGCAACGTCGGTTCCAAGGAGCGCTTCGAGTACACGGTGATCGGCGAACCCGTCAACGAGGCCGCCCGCCTGTGTGAACTCGCCAAAGACCACCCGGGCCGGTTGCTGGCGTCAGGGGCCGCACTCGACGGCGCCAGCCACGACGAACGTGCGCGCTGGTCTGTCGGCAAGACCGTGACACTACGCGGCCACGACCAACCCACCCGCCTGGCCGCACCCATCTGAAACCTGGCCGCGCTGGGAGTCCAGTTCCATACGGCCACCCCAACTCACCTGTCCACACCGAGACGGACCCGGCGATGTGGCGAATAAATTCCGGCCTCAAACAGCCGTCAAGGAACTAGGCTTGCGCCACCATGGTCGCCACAAACACGGTAGTCCAGCGCTTGCGTCGAGCGTTGGAGAAGATTACCCAGCAGAGCGACCAGCTAACAGAAAACTATGCGTACGGCTCCCGGCTGCTCGGACAGTTGACGGAGACTCCACAACGCCGGCGAGTCCGCATCCAGCTCATGCTGACCTCATCCATCATGGCCGCGAACCTGGTCGCGATAGGTGTCGCGTTGCTGCTGGTGTTCGTGGCCATCCCGGAGCCCAACGTCATTACCGAGGCGCCGAGATGGCTCACCTTCGGCGTCGGAGCCGGATATGACGTGACGGCATTTGTGGTCGGAAGCTTCTGGATTACCTCCAACACCGTTCGGGCCCTGCGTTGGTATATCGAGGGCCGCCCGCCCAACCGCGCCGAGAGTCGTGAAACCTTCCTGGTTCCGTCCCGAATCGCGGCTGTCCACCTGTTCTTGTGGGGACTGGGGACGTTGTTGTTCACCACCCTCTACGGCCTGATCGACATCCGCTTTATCCCGAAATATCTCTTCTCGGTCAGCTTTTGCGGAATCTTGGTGGCCACCGGCAGCTACCTACTCACCGAGTTCGCCTTGCGGCCGCTGACCGCTCAAGCTCTTGAAACAGGCCCCCCACCCCGACGGATCGTCTCGGGCATCATGGGGCGAACCATCCTGATCTGGCTGCTCGGTTCGGGCGTGCCGGTCGTGGGCATCGCTTTACTGGCGGTCTTCGAAATAGCGCTGTTGCACCTCACCGAGGTGGAATTCGCCGTGGGCGTATTGATTGCGTCCAGTGCAACCCTGGTCT is from Mycobacterium marinum and encodes:
- a CDS encoding tetratricopeptide repeat protein; translated protein: MTRPRPPIGPALAGAVDLSGLKQRAQQDTAAGGASGKAPEAQPGVVEVTEANFEDEVIGRSDEVPVVVVLWSPRSDVCVELVDTLSGLAAADMGKWRLATVNVDVVPRVAQIFGVQAVPTVVALAAAQPISSFQGPQPAEQLRLWVDSLLSATDGKLSGVVGSEDAEEVDPTVAQARAELEEGDFDAARGSYQAVLDANPNSVEAKAAIRQIDFLSRATAQRPDAVLVADAAPDDVDAAFAAADVQVLSQDVTGAFERLVALVRRTSGDERTRVRTRLIELFELFDPADPEVIAGRRSLASALY
- a CDS encoding acetyl-CoA C-acetyltransferase; the encoded protein is MTTSVIVAGARTPIGRLMGSLKDFSASDLGAIAIKAALEKGNVPASLVEYVIMGQVLTAGAGQMPARQAAVAAGIGWDVPALTINKMCLSGIDAVALADQLIRAGEFEVVVAGGQESMTKAPHLLMDSRSGYKYGDVTVLDHMAYDGLHDAFTDQPMGALTEQRNDVDGFTRRQQDEYSAASHQKAAAAWKDGVFADEVVPVSVPQRKGDPLQFSEDEGIRANTTADSLAGLKPAFRKDGTVTAGSSSQISDGAAAVVVMSKEKAQELGLTWLVEIGAHGVAAGPDSTLQSQPANAIKKALDKEGITADRLDVVEINEAFAAVALASTKELGLDPEIVNVNGGAIAFGHPIGMSGARITLHVALELARRGSGYGVAALCGGGGQGDALILRAG
- the nucS gene encoding endonuclease NucS; this translates as MRLVIAQCTVDYVGRLTAHLPSARRLLLFKADGSVSVHADDRAYKPLNWMSPPCWLTEEPGGDSPVWVVTNKGGEQLRISVEEIEHDSSHELGVDPGLVKDGVEAHLQVLLAEHVQLLGEGYTLVRREYMTAIGPVDLLCRDESGGAVAVEIKRRGEIDGVEQLTRYLELLNRDSVLAPVKGVFAAQQIKPQARTLATDRGIRCVTLDYDKMRGMDSDEYRLF
- a CDS encoding adenylate/guanylate cyclase domain-containing protein — translated: MPSTKAAETGSKKGAKKGVAQRLGRVLERVTRQSGRLPETPAYGSWLLGRVSESQQRRRIRIQTILTVMVVVANLLGIAVSILLVTVAIPSPSVFTEAPWWITFVVVPSYIVVALALGTYWITRRTVLALRWAIEERQPTPEDERNTFLAAWRVAVVDLILWGSGAVLLTTLYGMANTMFIPRFLFAVTFCGVLVATGSYLLTEFALRPVAAQALAAGPPPRRLSSGIMGRTMMVWLLGSGVPVVGIALVAVFQIALRNLSETQFAVGVLIVSMATLIFGFILMWIMSWLTATPVRVVRAALHRVANGDLRGDLVVFDGTELGELQRGFNTMVDGLRERERVRDLFGRHVGREVAIAAERERPKLGGEERHVAVVFIDIVGSTKLVTSQPPADVVALLNRFFAVVVDEVDRHRGLVNKFEGDASLAIFGAPNHLERPEDQALAAARTIAARLASEVPECQAGIGVAAGQVVAGNVGSKERFEYTVIGEPVNEAARLCELAKDHPGRLLASGAALDGASHDERARWSVGKTVTLRGHDQPTRLAAPI
- the mce gene encoding methylmalonyl-CoA epimerase — encoded protein: MTTDQVDARQILETSLVTGLDHVGIAVADLDAAIEWYHDHLGLILVHEEVNDDQGIREAMLAVPSAPETAQIQLMAPIDESSVIAKFLQKRGPGIQQFACRVRNLEKLSEQLRAQGIRLVYETPRRGTADSRINFIHPKDAGGVLIELVEPARRV